A DNA window from Pungitius pungitius chromosome 1, fPunPun2.1, whole genome shotgun sequence contains the following coding sequences:
- the khnyn gene encoding protein KHNYN, whose translation MEAERGGGGGSGEPQVEDEFACAGTLRGPLASLHATVERIFGVTFGLGADGGSHGGDGQIWLKLRGPSGDVRAAKLFVKGLVNQEEQQEVSYPEVLHCIFCGARGLFVDCLTKNTSAHIVVGSTGLLLISGLEEPVVRAYSLITDLVARYDGAQSGDGRPGESLDSRRDFKSLVEKWEDKHLLDLLVLPGTVKETLLRWARESRRGSSPAPDPAPDPAPDPAPDPEGARDKPFAVGYALPEPWRTTGRPSQGLPAGSGFGDFWSRCESGDNRGRAEGAEGGAAHPPPEGPQSGTKTEEGEEEGRDLQMTSGNKEFWLLLKFFTAMGYTEDLVKRVLARTGLKEASQILDVVQQEQDRSDRQKAEESRDERNRPCETEHREGEEEEEEEVTEEAGVESRGGAPGDGGHPAAKRVAEDKGPEEDFVLGVVKKAAASCGYMEQKVAKVYSMLPDGSTRQLLLELQRGVNEEKDALREGPREMDDVSPDEEGPKVRSSGGGARQVEPLAPAEVRKLDAKRRADSQTPHRVVQAQVKGPPMPTYPPPLDPPLNFIQSNKQHATYWLPPSPPKETDPTYDRVSPPKHKAPQVPQPHPFARGEAAPCGARDRRGFAAASPVVVTGEQRFLEGLLMPFDLQLTDQTGDPRVRAIIIDGSNVAMSHGLGHFFSCRGIALAVQHFWDRGHRHIIALLPQWRQKSNPKIKEQHYLTELQNLGLLAYTPSREVQGKMISSYDDRFMLQHAQKTDGVIVTNDNLRDLSDESPVWRDIIKKRLLQYTFVGDHFMVPDDPLGRGGPHLDDFLRSDHRTPEPGNHSFAGASTPFPFSSEPPRCSQTELLNLRDRTPAGGGGGRGNRRGRGKGWEAGLPQGRLAERGPEETLALREQLCQVFPGQDHMVALVLQSHPAETDINALSDLLLEQ comes from the exons ATGGAGGCCgagcgaggcggcggcggcggcagcggagAGCCGCAGGTGGAGGATGAGTTTGCGTGTGCCGGCACGCTGCGGGGGCCCCTGGCCTCCCTTCACGCCACCGTGGAGCGGATATTCGGGGTGACCTTTGGCCTCGGGGCCGACGGCGGTTCCCACGGCGGCGACGGGCAGATATGGCTGAAGCTGCGAGGGCCGAGCGGCGACGTGCGAGCCGCCAAG TTGTTTGTGAAGGGCCTCGTGaaccaggaggagcagcaggaggtgtCTTACCCCGAGGTCCTTCACTGCATCTTCTGTGGAGCCCGAGGGCTGTTCGTCGACTGCCTGACAAAAAACACCTCGGCACATATAGTG GTGGGCTCCACGGGCTTGCTGCTCATATCCGGGCTCGAGGAGCCGGTGGTGCGAGCCTACTCCCTGATCACGGACCTGGTGGCGCGGTACGACGGCGCGCAGTCTGGGGACGGCCGCCCCGGCGAGTCCCTGGATTCGCGCCGGGACTTCAAAAGCCTGGTGGAGAAATGGGAGGACAAGCACCTCCTGGATCTTCTGGTGCTGCCGGGGACCGTGAAGGAAACCCTGCTGCGTTGGGCGAGAGAGTCCCGGCGCGGGTCGAGCCCGGCCCCGGACCCCGCCCCGGACCCGGCCCCGGACCCCGCCCCGGACCCGGAGGGCGCGCGGGACAAACCCTTCGCCGTTGGGTACGCGCTCCCCGAGCCTTGGAGGACTACAGGCCGGCCGAGTCAAGGTTTGCCCGCGGGTTCGGGGTTCGGGGACTTCTGGTCCCGGTGCGAGTCCGGGGACAACCGGGGGAGGGCGGAGGGTGCCGAGGGTGGAGCCGCGCACCCCCCTCCGGAGGGGCCGCAGTCAGGCACCAAGacggaggagggcgaggaggagggacgGGACTTGCAGATGACATCGGGAAACAAGGAGTTTTGGCTCCTTTTGAAGTTCTTCACCGCCATGGGGTACACGGAGGACCTGGTGAAACGGGTCCTCGCCCGGACGGGACTCAAAGAGGCCTCGCAGATACTGGACGTGGTCCAGCAGGAGCAGGACCGCAGCGACCGGCAGAAGGCGGAGGAGAGCCGGGACGAGAGGAACCGACCCTGTGAGACGGAgcacagggagggggaggaggaggaggaggaggaggtcacggAAGAGGCGGGAGTCGAGTCGCGGGGCGGAGCGCCGGGAGACGGCGGACACCCCGCGGCGAAGCGCGTCGCCGAGGATAAGGGTCCGGAGGAGGACTTCGTCCTGGGAGTGGTGAAGAAAGCGGCGGCCAGCTGCGGCTACATGGAGCAGAAAGTGGCCAAAGTCTACAGCATGTTGCCCGACGGATCCACTCGCCAGCTGCTCCTGGAGCTGCAGAGAGGGGTCAACGAAGAGAAGGACGCCCTCAGGGAGGGGCCCAGGGAGATGGACGACGTGTCGCCGGACGAGGAGGGACCAAAAGTCAGGTCTTCTGGGGGCGGGGCGAGACAAGTCGAGCCACTGGCGCCGGCAGAGGTGAGAAAATTGGACGCTAAAAGACGCGCGGACTCACAAACTCCACACCGAGTCGTCCAGGCACAAGTGAAAGGGCCGCCCATGCCCACTTATCCgccccccctcgaccccccgCTCAACTTCATCCAATCCAACAAACAGCACGCCACCTACTGGCTGCCTCCATCCCCCCCGAAAGAAACCGACCCAACCTACGACCGGGTCTCACCCCCAAAACACAAGGCGCCCCAAGTGCCTCAGCCGCACCCCTTCGCCAGGGGCGAGGCGGCGCCCTGCGGGGCGAGGGACAGGCGGGGCTTCGCGGCCGCCTCTCCGGTGGTGGTGACGGGGGAGCAGCGTTTCCTGGAGGGCCTGCTGATGCCCTTCGACCTCCAGCTCACGGACCAGACGGGCGACCCGAGAGTGCGGGCGATCATCATCGACGGGAGCAACGTGGCCATGAG TCACGGCTTGGGTCACTTCTTCTCCTGCCGAGGCATCGCTCTGGCCGTGCAGCACTTTTGGGACCGAGGTCACCGACACATCATCGCCCTCCTGCCCCAGTGGAGGCAGAAGAGCAACCCCAAGATCAAAG AGCAGCACTATCTGACGGAGCTGCAGAACCTGGGCCTGCTCGCCTACACCCCCTCCAGAGAGGTGCAGGGCAAGATGATCAGCTCGTATGACGACAG ATTCATGCTGCAGCACGCGCAGAAGACGGACGGAGTGATCGTCACCAACGACAACCTGAGAGACCTCTCAGACGAGTCCCCCGTGTGGAGGGACATCATCAAAAAGAG ACTTCTCCAGTACACGTTTGTCGGGGATCACTTCATGGTGCCGGACGACCCTCTGGGCCGAGGGGGGCCTCACCTGGACGACTTCCTGCGCTCCGATCACAG GACTCCGGAACCAGGGAACCACTCTTTTGCCGGCGCGTCCACGCCGTTCCCCTTCTCCTCCGAGCCGCCGCGCTGTTCCCAGACGGAGCTCCTGAACCTCCGCGACCGCACgccggccggcggcggcggtggccgGGGGAATCGGAGGGGCCGCGGGAAAGGGTGGGAGGCGGGACTCCCCCAGGGGCGGCTGGCGGAGAGGGGCCCCGAGGAGACGTTGGCCCTCAGGGAGCAGCTGTGCCAGGTGTTCCCCGGTCAGGACCACATGGTGGCGCTGGTTCTGCAGAGCCACCCGGCCGAGACGGACATCAACGCGCTGTCCGATCTGCTCTTGGAGCAGTAA
- the ripk3 gene encoding receptor-interacting serine/threonine-protein kinase 3, with translation MSSCQLPMAVSDSSLEGWTPIASGGFGQVFKARHRGWCCDVAVKLLHHTDRSSESALLKEIDMTRQGSSPHVVLVRGVFKGRPPGVAFNRLGLVMEFMERGSLASLQHSVKEALPWPLVCRLAHQVALGINFLHSLSPALLHMDLKPSNVLLDSSLNAKLTDFGLARLNHSIARSSTKTCSEECGTIHYMPPEAFDLPYEPDKASDIYSYGILLWSIVMGKPPYGRALPSLVRYRIPKGDRPSLPEFMQRADGCDGFAELRRLMERCWDHAHEKRPSALECATEAEKLYEMHKKGIHDVLHGLQRKLDKEKEDEMVQQFERVHVSQFSGSGRGEAKSHVTVPTGRPPIQEMDGSRAANQKDSDLPSSRRPSVCYGDVSRQPTDDKVKKSSVCPIRSPPPSPSARRPAGGGTEKAPPRGSERERPSKYQRQLSSPAGSSRPQAAPRVLEIRFSDVVGLQYGDNNSMSIQAALPRERRRHPTAPPGVDHPPQRRGSRRDKAGRPPPL, from the exons ATGTCCAGCTGTCAGCTCCCCATGGCGGTCAGCGACTCCAGCCTGGAGGGCTGGACGCCGATCGCCTCCGGGGGTTTCGGGCAGGTCTTCAAAGCCAGGCACCGAGGGTGGTGCTGCGACGTCGCCGTCAAGCTGCTTCACCACACCGACCG GAGCAGCGAGTCCGCTCTGCTGAAGGAGATCGACATGACGCGCCAAGGGAGCAGCCCGCACGTGGTCCTGGTCCGAGGGGTCTTCAAGGGCCGCCCGCCCGGCGTGGCCTTTAACCGGCTGGGGCTGGTCATGGAGTTCATGGAGAGAGGATCCCTGGCCTCCCTGCAG CACAGCGTGAAGGAGGCCCTGCCCTGGCCGCTGGTCTGCAGACTGGCTCACCAAGTGGCCCTGGGTATCAACTTCCTGCACAGTCTGTCGCCTGCCCTGCTGCACATGGACCTGAAGCCCAGCAACGTGCTGCTGGACAGCTCCCTCAACGCCAAG CTCACAGATTTCGGCCTTGCGCGGCTTAACCACAGCATCGCACGTTCTTCAACAAAAACTTGCAGCGAGGAATGTGGGACGATCCACTACATGCCGCCGGAGGCTTTCGACTTGCCGTACGAACCGGACAAAGCCTCCGACATTTACAG TTATGGAATCCTCTTGTGGTCCATTGTCATGGGGAAACCACCATATGGAC GAGCTCTGCCCAGCCTGGTGCGCTATCGCATCCCGAAGGGGGACCGTCCATCGCTGCCCGAGTTCATGCAGCGGGCCGACGGGTGTGACGGGTTCGCCGAGCTGAGGCGGCTGATGGAGCGCTGCTGGGACCACGCGCACGAGAAAAGACCCTCCGCCCTTG AGTGCGCAACCGAGGCAGAAAAACTGTACGAGATGCACAAAAAGGGCATCCACGACGTCCTCCACGGCCTGCAGAGGAAACTG GATAAGGAAAAGGAAGACGAAATGGTGCAGCAGTTTGAGAGGGTTCACGTCTCTCAGTTTTCAG ggagCGGACGAGGGGAAGCCAAGAGTCACGTTACCGTGCCAACCGGTCGCCCACCAATCCAG GAAATGGATGGCAGTAGGGCAGCGAATCAGAAAGACAGCG ATCTGCCTTCCTCTCGGCGTCCGAGCGTTTGTTACGGTGACGTGAGCCGGCAGCCGACGGACGACAAGGTGAAAAAGTCCTCCGTCTGCCCCATTCGGTCCCCCCCGCCGTCCCCTTCCGCCCGGAGGCCCGCTGGGGGAGGAACAGAAAAGGCCCCCCCGCGGGGCTCGGAGCGAGAGCGGCCTTCAAAGTACCAG CGTCAGTTGTCCAGCCCCGCCGGGTCCTCGCGCCCGCAGGCCGCGCCGCGCGTACTCGAGATCCGCTTCAGCGACGTGGTGGGGCTGCAGTACGGCGACAACAACAGCATGAGCATCCAAGCCGCGCTCCCCCGAGAGAGGAGGCGGCACCCGACGGCGCCGCCGGGAGTCGACCACCCGCCGCAGCGCCGAGGGAGCCGCCGGGACAAGGCGGGACGGCCGCCGCCACTTTGA
- the si:dkeyp-74b6.2 gene encoding cerebellin-1 yields the protein MCRPSPPSRPRLAPRSVFLAGLLQLLVIRGPSEVSCQNDTEPIVLEGKCLVVCDSTPSAEPSGSALGMSVRSGSGRVAFSAIRNTNHEPSEMSNRTMTIYFDQILVNVGSHFDPARSIFVAPRKGVYSFSFHVVKVYNRQTIQASLVLNGWPVISAFAGDQDVTREAATNAGLVTMERGDKASLKLERGNLRGGWKYSTFSGFLVFPL from the exons ATGTGCCGTCCATCTCCACCGTCTCGGCCTCGCCTTGCGCCTCGCTCAGTCTTTCTCGCGGGACTTCTTCAACTTCTGGTAATTCGGGGGCCCTCGGAGGTCAGTTGCCAGAATGACACGGAGCCAATCGTGTTGGAGGGAAAGTGTCTGGTGGTGTGCGACTCCACCCCCTCCGCGGAGCCGTCGGGTAGCGCCCTGGGCATGTCGGTGAGGTCAGGAAGCGGCCGGGTGGCCTTTTCAGCCATCCGAAACACCAACCACGAACCCTCGGAGATGAGCAACCGCACCATGACCATCTACTTCGACCAG ATCCTCGTAAACGTTGGCAGCCATTTTGATCCGGCGAGGAGTATCTTTGTGGCACCTAGAAAAGGAGTCTACAGTTTCAGCTTTCACGTTGTCAAAGTTTACAACCGGCAGACAATACAA GCCAGTTTGGTTCTCAATGGCTGGCCAGTGATTTCCGCCTTCGCCGGCGACCAGGACGTCACCAGAGAGGCCGCCACCAATGCCGGGCTGGTGACGATGGAGAGGGGGGACAAGGCTTCCCTCAAACTGGAGAGGGGGAACCTGAGGGGCGGGTGGAAGTACTCCACTTTCTCCGGGTTTCTGGTGTTCCCCTTGTAG
- the LOC119222936 gene encoding E3 ubiquitin-protein ligase TRIM21-like encodes MTTHPVAKMSLSVPLEEQFKCCICLDIFTDPTSIPCGHNFCLECIEGFWDTKRQTECPLCKEKFKERPQLRINLVFVEIIEIYKRGQEESSDLVTPPGSRKNSLNPLCGADQVPCDVCCGDKSPSVKSCPTCLLSYCELHLTPHERDAALQKHQLMDTATFITNHHCGEHRKPLTKFCTSDQKPICVKCSERRHKHHTIVPIEEERIRVKSSIKDRKETIKQMIRTRRSKMEQIKNSVDQSKEITEREIQGSAKVCSLLITAIEKNQARLVEELEQKHQEAEMKATELLQELQQEIRELQARGIEVKELEKSQSPVHLLQRLPSQSQLPSTREWSEVSVYSDHCMGSVTRSFSELIAVCQDLLVKLSEDDVDKLNEYAVDVTLDPETASGWLVLSPDRKKVVVGSQKNNLVLDNPRRFDSCVCVLGKQSFATGRRYWVVQVGNKTDWDLGVARESINRKGAIAVRPDSGYWAICRRKGDSLSACAGPSVELRLQETPHKVGVFLDYEEGSVSFYDAEAKTHIYTYSGCDFNEPLNPYFNPCVKNEGNVAPLIICPLEEGVH; translated from the exons ATGACGACCCATCCAG ttgCAAAGATGTCCCTCTCGGTTCCATTAGAGGAGCAGTTCAAGTGCTGTATCTGTCTGGACATCTTCACCGACCCAACCTCCATCCCATGTGGTCATAACTTTTGCCTGGAGTGCATTGAGGGATTTTGGGATACTAAGAGACAGACCGAGTGTCCTCTGTGCAAAGAGAAATTCAAAGAGAGACCACAACTGAGGATCAACCTGGTATTTGTTGAAATCATTGAGATCTACAAAAG GGGTCAAGAGGAGAGTTCAGACCTTGTGACGCCACCAGGAAGCAGGAAAAATTCCCTGAACCCACTTTGCGGGGCTGACCAAGTTCCCTGTGATGTTTGCTGCGGAGACAAGTCCCCATCGGTCAAGTCGTGTCCGACCTGCCTGCTGTCTTATTGCGAACTTCACCTCACGCCACACGAGAGGGATGCGGCGCTGCAGAAGCACCAGCTGATGGATACGGCCACCTTCATCACCAATCACCACTGCGGAGAACACAGGAAGCCGCTGACCAAGTTCTGCACCAGCGACCAGAAGCCTATTTGTGTGAAATGTTcggagaggagacacaaacaccacacCATAGTACCgatagaggaggagaggatcagGGTCAAG AGCTCTATAAAGGACAGGAAGGAAACCATCAAACAGATGATCCGGACCAGACGCAGTAAGATGGAACAGATCAAAAACTCTGTGGATCAAAGTAAA GaaatcacagagagggagatcCAGGGCAGTGCTAAGGTCTGCAGCTTGCTGATAACCGCCATCGAGAAGAACCAGGCCAGGCttgtggaggagctggagcagaagcATCAAGAAGCCGAGATGAAAGCCACGGAGCTGttgcaggagctgcagcaggaaatCAGAGAGCTCCAGGCGAGGGGCATCGaggtgaaggagctggagaaaagTCAGAGCCCGGTTCACCTCCTGCAG AGGTTGCCATCTCAAAGTCAACTCCCATCCACCAGAGAGTGGTCCGAGGTGTCGGTCTACTCTGATCACTGCATGGGGTCGGTGACCAGATCCTTCTCCGAGCTCATCGCTGTCTGCCAGGATCTATTAGTCAAACTGTCTGAAGATG aCGTAGACAAGCTGAATGAATATGCAG TCGATGTCACTCTGGACCCTGAGACTGCTTCAGGTTGGCTCGTCCTGTCTCCAGACAGAAAGAAG GTCGTCGTCGGCAGCCAGAAGAATAATTTAGTCCTGGACAATCCTCGGCGGTTCGACTCCTGCGTCTGTGTTTTGGGGAAACAAAGCTTTGCTACCGGAAGGCGCTACTGGGTTGTTCAG GTCGGAAACAAAACAGACTGGGACCTCGGCGTGGCCCGGGAGTCCATCAACAGGAAGGGGGCGATCGCGGTGCGTCCCGACAGCGGTTACTGGGCCATCTGCCGGCGGAAAGGCGACAGCCTCAGCGCCTGCGCCGGCCCCTCCGTCGAGCTCCGCCTCCAAGAAACGCCCCATAAAGTGGGCGTGTTCCTGGACTACGAGGAAGGCTCCGTGTCCTTCTACGACGCAGAAGCAAAGACCCACATTTACACCTACAGCGGGTGTGACTTCAATGAGCCTCTCAACCCGTACTTCAACCCCTGTGTTAAAAACGAGGGAAACGTCGCCCCGTTGATCATTTGTCCTCTGGAGGAAGGAGTCCACTGA